The Luteimonas sp. YGD11-2 genome has a window encoding:
- a CDS encoding lytic transglycosylase domain-containing protein — translation MGIKGFIAFICLLATAPAAAGTLYRCDAGDGVPQYVSKRVSGARCSVVTRYSPERSRPAPAPAAAGKVIEAGRVEGSPATVNAGAPSTFMARPAAAATPRGTPRLVQGQVYSYIKDGVRHYTSRPPGRGSGATAMRTIQYSFMETCHACAARPGVNFGTVRLNTDAYASEVRAAAQEFGVEEAIVRAVMHAESAFNPNALSRAGAQGLMQLMPATAQRFGVSNAFDPAQNIRGGVKYLAWLLKRFNGDLTLAAAGYNAGEGAVDRHGGVPPYSETQRYVQRVAVLSDRYRGHLATAAAP, via the coding sequence ATGGGGATCAAGGGGTTCATCGCGTTCATCTGCCTGCTGGCAACGGCTCCCGCTGCTGCGGGCACGCTGTACCGTTGTGATGCGGGCGACGGCGTGCCGCAGTACGTGAGCAAGCGCGTCTCCGGCGCGCGCTGCAGCGTGGTGACCCGCTATTCCCCCGAGCGCAGCCGTCCGGCACCGGCTCCGGCCGCGGCCGGCAAGGTGATCGAGGCAGGACGGGTGGAGGGTTCACCCGCAACGGTCAATGCCGGCGCGCCCTCGACGTTCATGGCCCGGCCGGCCGCCGCGGCCACCCCGCGTGGCACGCCGCGCCTCGTGCAGGGGCAGGTGTATTCCTACATCAAGGACGGCGTTCGCCACTACACCAGCCGCCCGCCGGGCCGTGGCTCGGGCGCCACGGCGATGCGCACCATCCAGTACAGCTTCATGGAAACCTGCCACGCCTGCGCCGCGCGGCCGGGCGTGAACTTCGGCACCGTGCGCCTCAATACCGACGCCTATGCCAGCGAAGTCCGCGCCGCCGCGCAGGAATTCGGGGTGGAGGAGGCCATCGTGCGCGCGGTCATGCACGCCGAATCCGCCTTCAACCCGAACGCGCTGTCGCGCGCGGGGGCGCAGGGGCTGATGCAGCTGATGCCCGCCACCGCGCAGCGGTTCGGCGTGTCGAACGCCTTCGATCCGGCGCAGAACATCCGAGGCGGGGTGAAGTACCTGGCGTGGCTGCTGAAGCGCTTCAATGGCGACCTGACCCTGGCGGCGGCGGGCTACAACGCCGGCGAGGGCGCGGTGGATCGCCACGGTGGCGTACCGCCCTACAGCGAAACCCAGCGCTATGTGCAGCGCGTGGCGGTGCTTTCGGACCGCTATCGCGGCCATCTCGCCACCGCGGCTGCGCCTTGA
- the miaB gene encoding tRNA (N6-isopentenyl adenosine(37)-C2)-methylthiotransferase MiaB — MTTIEARPQAAIGDVLPLATPRRPAPSGARPAGKLYIQTHGCQMNVYDSDRMADVLAAADGMELTDRAEDADVILVNTCSIREKAQEKVFSQLGRWKALKANGRDVIIGVGGCVASQEGEAIIRRAPFVDLVFGPQTLHRLPELIRARREQDRPQVDISFPEIEKFDAMPEPRAEGPTAFVSIMEGCSKYCSFCVVPYTRGEEVSRPFEDVLVEVVQLAAQGVREVTLLGQNVNAYRGPMGADTDEVADLGLLIRTIAEIDGIERIRFTTSHPLEFSDSLIEAYRDVPQLANFLHLPVQSGSDRILAAMKRGYTALEFKQKVRRLRAVRPDICLSSDFIVGFPGETDADFEKTMKLIEEVGFDQSFSFIYSRRPGTPAADLDDDTPDAVKHARLERLQTAINANARRINEAMVGSVQRVLVEGVSRRSDSELTGRTENMRFVNFPAPKRLIGQFVDVVVTEAMSNSLRGRVAMPVDAATP, encoded by the coding sequence ATGACCACGATCGAAGCCCGTCCCCAGGCCGCCATCGGCGATGTCCTGCCGCTCGCCACCCCGCGTCGCCCGGCCCCGTCCGGGGCCAGGCCCGCCGGCAAGCTCTACATCCAGACCCACGGTTGCCAGATGAACGTGTACGACTCGGACCGCATGGCCGACGTGCTGGCCGCCGCCGACGGCATGGAACTGACCGACCGTGCCGAGGACGCCGACGTCATCCTGGTCAACACCTGCTCGATCCGCGAGAAGGCGCAGGAGAAGGTGTTCAGCCAGCTCGGCCGCTGGAAGGCGCTGAAGGCCAATGGCCGCGACGTCATCATCGGCGTCGGCGGTTGCGTGGCCTCGCAGGAAGGCGAGGCGATCATCAGGCGCGCGCCGTTCGTGGACCTGGTGTTCGGCCCGCAGACGCTGCATCGCCTGCCGGAACTCATCCGTGCCCGCCGCGAACAGGACCGCCCGCAGGTCGACATCAGCTTCCCGGAGATCGAGAAGTTCGACGCGATGCCGGAGCCGCGCGCGGAAGGCCCGACCGCGTTCGTGTCGATCATGGAAGGCTGCTCGAAGTACTGCTCGTTCTGCGTGGTGCCCTACACCCGCGGCGAGGAGGTCAGCCGGCCGTTCGAGGACGTGCTGGTGGAGGTCGTGCAGCTGGCCGCCCAGGGCGTGCGCGAGGTCACCCTGCTCGGCCAGAACGTCAATGCCTACCGCGGGCCGATGGGCGCCGACACCGACGAAGTGGCCGACCTCGGCCTGCTGATCCGCACCATCGCCGAGATCGACGGCATCGAGCGGATCCGTTTCACCACCTCGCACCCGCTGGAGTTCTCCGATTCGCTGATCGAGGCCTACCGCGACGTGCCGCAGCTGGCCAATTTCCTGCACCTGCCGGTGCAGTCGGGCAGCGACCGCATCCTCGCCGCGATGAAGCGCGGCTATACCGCGCTGGAGTTCAAGCAGAAGGTACGCAGGCTGCGCGCGGTGCGCCCGGACATCTGCCTGTCGTCGGACTTCATCGTCGGTTTCCCCGGCGAGACCGATGCCGATTTCGAGAAGACCATGAAGCTGATCGAGGAGGTCGGCTTCGACCAGAGCTTCTCCTTCATCTACTCGCGCCGCCCCGGCACGCCGGCCGCGGACCTCGACGACGACACTCCCGACGCGGTCAAGCACGCGCGCCTGGAACGCCTGCAGACGGCGATCAACGCGAACGCGCGACGCATCAACGAGGCGATGGTGGGTAGCGTGCAGCGGGTGCTGGTGGAGGGCGTGTCGCGCAGGAGCGACAGCGAGCTGACCGGCCGCACGGAGAACATGCGCTTCGTGAATTTCCCGGCGCCGAAGCGGCTGATCGGGCAGTTCGTGGATGTGGTGGTCACCGAGGCGATGAGCAACTCGTTGCGCGGCCGGGTGGCGATGCCGGTGGACGCGGCGACCCCCTGA
- a CDS encoding PhoH family protein, protein MPSPAHTDFVLEPDDSERLANLAGPFDAHLRLIELRLGVEIANRGNIFRVTGRDKRTVEQVQRLLHALYAETETETLDNQAINLRLSEANVTRAAEDYSPQEVAVRVKRGTIRGRGANQAKYLHAITTHDINFGVGPAGTGKTFLAVAMAVEALNEARVQRLVLVRPAVEAGEKLGFLPGDLSQKVDPYLRPLYDALYEMLGVEKVLKLLEKNVIEIAPLAYMRGRTLNDAFVILDEAQNTTIEQMKMFLTRLGFGSTAVVTGDLTQIDLPKHVKSGLRDAIDVLHEVEGVSFTFFESRDVVRHPLVARIVTAYDRRDARDTETGPG, encoded by the coding sequence ATGCCCAGTCCAGCCCATACCGATTTCGTCCTCGAACCCGACGACAGCGAGCGCCTCGCCAACCTCGCCGGCCCGTTCGATGCCCATCTGCGCCTGATCGAACTGCGCCTTGGCGTGGAGATCGCCAACCGCGGCAACATCTTCCGGGTGACTGGCCGCGACAAGCGGACCGTCGAACAGGTACAGCGCCTGCTGCATGCGCTGTATGCGGAAACCGAAACCGAGACGCTCGACAACCAGGCGATCAACCTGCGGCTGTCGGAGGCCAACGTCACCCGCGCGGCCGAGGACTACTCACCGCAGGAGGTCGCCGTGCGGGTCAAGCGCGGCACCATCCGCGGGCGCGGCGCCAACCAGGCGAAGTACCTGCACGCCATCACCACCCACGACATCAACTTCGGCGTCGGCCCGGCCGGCACCGGCAAGACCTTCCTGGCCGTGGCCATGGCGGTCGAGGCGCTCAACGAAGCGCGCGTGCAGCGGCTGGTGCTGGTGCGGCCCGCGGTCGAGGCCGGCGAGAAGCTGGGTTTCCTCCCCGGCGACCTCAGCCAGAAGGTCGACCCCTACCTGCGCCCGCTGTACGACGCGCTGTACGAAATGCTGGGCGTGGAGAAGGTGTTGAAGCTGCTGGAGAAGAACGTCATCGAGATCGCCCCGCTGGCCTATATGCGCGGACGCACCCTCAACGATGCGTTCGTGATCCTCGACGAGGCGCAGAACACCACCATCGAACAGATGAAGATGTTCCTGACCCGGCTGGGCTTCGGCTCCACCGCGGTGGTCACCGGCGACCTCACCCAGATCGACCTGCCCAAGCACGTGAAGTCGGGCCTGCGCGATGCCATCGACGTGCTGCATGAGGTGGAGGGCGTCAGCTTCACCTTCTTCGAGTCGCGCGACGTGGTCCGCCATCCGCTGGTGGCACGTATCGTGACCGCGTACGACCGCCGCGATGCGCGCGATACGGAGACGGGGCCGGGCTGA
- the ybeY gene encoding rRNA maturation RNase YbeY — translation MTKGPVRLDIAVGYAVPRKGVPAAASFRRWAQAALDGRIRQADLAIRVVDTAEGQALNRHYRGKDYATNVLSFPADLPEGLPPGVRLPLLGDLVICAPVVEHEARQQGKPLNAHYAHLTVHGVLHLLGWDHDNDVEAEAMEQLEREILAGLGVDDPYRMES, via the coding sequence ATGACAAAAGGTCCTGTCCGCCTCGATATCGCCGTCGGCTACGCGGTGCCGCGCAAGGGCGTGCCGGCCGCGGCGAGCTTCCGCCGCTGGGCGCAGGCTGCTCTGGACGGCCGCATCCGCCAGGCGGATCTCGCCATCCGTGTGGTCGACACGGCCGAAGGGCAGGCGCTGAACCGCCATTACCGCGGCAAGGACTACGCCACCAACGTGTTGAGCTTCCCTGCCGACCTGCCCGAGGGACTGCCTCCCGGCGTGCGCCTGCCACTGCTGGGCGACCTGGTCATCTGCGCGCCCGTGGTCGAGCATGAAGCCCGCCAACAGGGCAAGCCGCTCAACGCCCACTACGCGCACCTGACCGTGCATGGCGTCCTGCACCTGCTGGGCTGGGACCACGACAACGATGTCGAGGCCGAGGCGATGGAGCAGCTCGAACGCGAGATCCTCGCCGGGCTCGGCGTCGACGACCCGTACCGCATGGAGTCCTGA
- a CDS encoding transporter associated domain-containing protein, with translation MSEDDSSNSAGELHEKRRSWLDRISSAISGEPTTREDLVEILRDAQADGLIESDTLRMMEGAINVSGMSVADVMVPRSQMVALALDTDFTDIMREVVDSGHSRFPVHGEDRDEILGILLAKDLLRGVVPSSPEVNIRELLRPAVLIPESKRLDVLLREFRQSRNHMAIVIDEYGGVAGLITIEDVLEEIVGEIDDEYDEAEDASALIAAQADGQYLVNALTPIDDFNERFGADFDDDEYDTIGGLVTAAIGHLPEAGEELTLGRFGFRVARADSRRLHALHVSVHADPLQDA, from the coding sequence ATGTCCGAAGACGACAGTAGCAACTCCGCCGGCGAGCTCCACGAGAAACGCCGCAGCTGGCTCGACCGCATCAGTTCCGCGATCTCCGGCGAGCCGACCACCCGCGAGGACCTGGTCGAGATCCTGCGCGACGCCCAGGCCGACGGCCTGATCGAATCCGACACGCTGCGCATGATGGAAGGCGCGATCAACGTCTCCGGCATGAGCGTGGCCGACGTGATGGTGCCGCGCTCGCAGATGGTGGCGCTGGCGCTGGATACCGACTTCACCGACATCATGCGCGAGGTCGTGGACTCCGGGCATTCGCGTTTCCCGGTGCACGGCGAGGACCGCGACGAGATCCTCGGCATCCTGCTGGCCAAGGACCTGCTGCGCGGCGTGGTCCCGAGCAGCCCTGAAGTCAATATCCGCGAGCTGCTGCGCCCGGCGGTGCTGATCCCCGAGTCCAAGCGCCTGGACGTGCTGCTGCGCGAGTTCCGGCAGTCGCGCAACCACATGGCGATCGTCATCGACGAGTACGGCGGCGTGGCCGGCCTGATCACCATCGAGGACGTGCTCGAGGAGATCGTCGGCGAGATCGACGACGAGTACGACGAAGCCGAGGATGCCAGCGCGCTGATCGCAGCCCAGGCCGACGGCCAGTACCTGGTCAATGCGCTGACCCCGATCGACGACTTCAACGAACGCTTCGGCGCCGATTTCGACGACGACGAGTACGACACCATCGGCGGCCTGGTCACCGCCGCGATCGGCCACCTGCCCGAGGCCGGCGAGGAACTCACCCTCGGCCGCTTCGGCTTCCGCGTGGCGCGCGCAGACTCGCGCCGCCTGCATGCGCTGCACGTGAGCGTGCACGCCGATCCGCTGCAGGACGCCTGA
- a CDS encoding DUF4105 domain-containing protein — protein MLLAACACTVHAAPRIGVVTMQPGEIFFERFGHNAIVVDDPAQPAPVSYNFGYFDLTEPGFVGNFVRGDMQYMLVALPLAEDLAYYREVGRGVSVQWLDLDPTEAATLARRLAGNALPENARYRYDYFTDNCSTRVRDALDGALEGLLQRQLQGRSRGNTYRDDAVRLASPATWMWLGFDIGLGPLADRPNALWEDAFVPMRLADALRGLRRDDGRPLVAQETELLPHRLAPEPLEARREWWPWALAGLAGAIAIAALARRRPRTTAAVGLGFWGVCAVLGLVMAFIWFGTAHRFGWQNQNLLLFNPLCMLLLPDAWRLLRGRAPSRFMRPLLAVMAVLAVIALFLHWLPVQPQRNVHWIALLLPLHVAWWWAFPASAPGPGVARPQDGQAPA, from the coding sequence ATGCTGCTTGCCGCATGCGCGTGCACCGTGCATGCGGCGCCGCGCATCGGCGTGGTGACGATGCAGCCCGGCGAGATCTTCTTCGAGCGCTTCGGCCACAACGCGATCGTCGTCGACGACCCCGCGCAGCCGGCGCCGGTGTCGTACAACTTCGGCTACTTCGACCTCACCGAACCCGGCTTCGTCGGCAATTTCGTACGCGGCGACATGCAGTACATGCTGGTCGCGCTGCCGCTGGCGGAGGACCTCGCCTATTACCGCGAGGTCGGCCGCGGGGTGTCGGTCCAGTGGCTGGATCTCGACCCGACGGAAGCGGCGACGCTTGCCAGGCGGCTTGCCGGTAACGCGTTGCCGGAGAACGCGCGCTACCGCTACGACTACTTCACCGACAACTGTTCGACGCGCGTGCGTGATGCACTCGATGGCGCGCTCGAGGGCCTGCTGCAGCGTCAGCTGCAGGGGCGCTCGCGCGGCAACACCTACCGCGACGACGCGGTGCGGCTGGCGTCCCCGGCGACGTGGATGTGGCTGGGCTTCGATATCGGCCTGGGCCCGCTGGCCGACCGCCCGAACGCGCTGTGGGAGGACGCGTTCGTGCCGATGCGCCTGGCCGACGCGCTGCGCGGCCTGCGCCGCGACGACGGCCGCCCGCTGGTGGCGCAGGAGACCGAACTGCTGCCGCACCGCCTCGCCCCCGAGCCGCTGGAAGCGCGGCGCGAGTGGTGGCCATGGGCGCTGGCCGGCCTCGCCGGCGCGATCGCGATCGCCGCGCTTGCACGCCGGCGCCCGCGCACGACCGCAGCGGTCGGGCTGGGGTTCTGGGGCGTGTGCGCCGTACTCGGGCTGGTGATGGCCTTCATCTGGTTCGGCACCGCGCACCGCTTCGGCTGGCAGAACCAGAACCTGCTGCTGTTCAACCCGCTGTGCATGCTGCTGCTGCCCGATGCCTGGCGGTTGCTGCGCGGCCGCGCGCCGTCACGATTCATGCGTCCGCTGCTGGCCGTGATGGCGGTGCTTGCGGTGATCGCGCTGTTCCTGCACTGGCTGCCGGTGCAGCCGCAGCGCAACGTGCACTGGATCGCCCTGCTGCTGCCATTGCATGTCGCGTGGTGGTGGGCGTTTCCGGCCTCCGCGCCCGGCCCCGGCGTCGCCCGGCCGCAGGACGGCCAGGCCCCGGCCTGA
- a CDS encoding ArsA family ATPase: protein MLLSLAASRRVLFIGGKGGVGKTTVASAVALAQAMAGRRVLLVSTDPAHNLGHLWQRRLGPEPHTLRERLDAIEIDPEATAAAHVAGVAAAMRRLMPEHLAGEVDRHLALSRDAPGMHEAALLERIAGLVRDGLREYELIVFDTAPSGHTARLMALPEMLSAWTDGLLRRQERSERFGIALRNLGRDEGVGARALGSTRTPDTPADRDQAIRAILQRRRALFEDLRHTLADAATTAFVIVLAAERLPVLETIELHAQLRRAGIHVAALVVNKRAPADSGAFLEERRRQEETHMATLRAALPDLPRLDVALRAREVVGEEALAELARALDCAPG from the coding sequence ATGCTGCTGAGCCTCGCGGCGTCGAGGCGCGTGCTGTTCATCGGTGGCAAGGGTGGCGTCGGCAAGACCACGGTGGCCTCGGCCGTCGCCCTGGCGCAGGCGATGGCCGGTCGGCGGGTCCTGCTCGTGTCTACCGATCCCGCGCACAACCTTGGCCATCTCTGGCAGCGCCGGCTCGGTCCCGAGCCGCATACGCTGCGCGAGCGGCTGGATGCCATCGAGATCGACCCCGAGGCCACCGCGGCCGCACACGTGGCCGGCGTCGCCGCAGCGATGCGGCGCCTCATGCCCGAGCACCTGGCCGGCGAGGTCGACAGGCACCTGGCGCTGTCGCGCGACGCGCCGGGCATGCACGAGGCCGCACTGCTCGAGCGCATCGCCGGGCTGGTGCGCGACGGGTTGCGCGAGTACGAGCTGATCGTGTTCGACACCGCTCCCTCCGGGCATACCGCACGACTGATGGCATTGCCGGAGATGCTCTCGGCGTGGACCGACGGGCTGCTGCGTCGCCAGGAGCGCAGCGAGCGCTTCGGCATTGCCCTGCGCAACCTGGGCCGCGATGAAGGCGTGGGTGCGCGCGCGCTGGGCAGCACCCGCACGCCGGACACGCCGGCCGACCGGGACCAGGCGATCCGCGCGATCCTGCAGCGCCGCCGCGCGCTGTTCGAGGATCTCCGGCACACGCTGGCCGATGCGGCCACCACGGCGTTCGTGATCGTGCTGGCCGCGGAACGGCTACCGGTGCTGGAGACCATCGAGCTCCACGCGCAGCTGCGCCGCGCCGGCATCCACGTCGCCGCGCTGGTCGTCAACAAGCGCGCGCCGGCCGACAGCGGCGCCTTTCTCGAAGAACGGCGCAGGCAGGAGGAGACCCATATGGCGACGCTGCGTGCGGCGTTGCCGGACCTGCCCCGACTCGACGTGGCGCTGCGCGCGCGCGAGGTCGTGGGCGAAGAGGCGCTGGCGGAGCTCGCACGGGCGCTGGACTGCGCCCCGGGGTGA
- a CDS encoding cory-CC-star protein yields the protein MRVMPPTRAAGADVAGGDTPSVIARLSAALGEFYAVPYRRTFARARRDEEDLFMMMVFSEALGVPNPAAFHTLELMPAVYERFHDWHRRMGMERSPLDHIGCC from the coding sequence ATGCGGGTGATGCCGCCGACGCGGGCGGCCGGCGCTGACGTGGCCGGAGGCGACACGCCATCCGTCATCGCGCGGCTCTCGGCGGCGCTGGGCGAGTTCTATGCGGTGCCGTACCGGCGTACCTTCGCGCGTGCCCGCCGCGACGAGGAGGACCTCTTCATGATGATGGTCTTCTCGGAAGCGCTGGGCGTACCGAATCCCGCCGCCTTTCACACCCTGGAGCTGATGCCGGCGGTCTACGAGCGCTTCCATGACTGGCATCGCCGGATGGGCATGGAGCGCTCGCCGCTGGACCACATCGGATGCTGCTGA
- a CDS encoding carbon starvation protein A — MNAIVLLLIGLGAMALGYALYSKFIAERIYRLQADFVTPAHSMRDGVDYVPTNRFVLWGHHFTSVAGAAPIVGPAIAVIWGWGPAFLWVVLGTVFFAGVHDLGALWASVRNRGQSMGMLSGRYIGRRGRNLFLVVIFLLLLMVNAAFAVVIANLLVSTPTAVIPVWGAILVALVIGQLIYRWKVGLLWPSIGGVLVLYGLILLGSQVPVVLPETVLGLGQRSFWIVLLFAYAGIASLLPVWVLLQPRDYINGLQLFVGLGILYLAVLISAPTIVAPAFNDAVPAGTPSIVPLLFVTIACGAISGFHGMVASGTTSKQLDKETDARFVGYFGAVGEGMLSLAAIICCTAGFATLVDWQAVYSQFGGGNVTAFVNGGEELLTRGLGLPENLGSTMLATMAILFAATTMDTGLRLQRFVVQEAAELAGFKVGTVVGTIIALAVCMALAFGAGSDGSGGMVIWPLFGTTNQLLAALTLAVISVILIRKGRNPLFTLVPLAFLLLMSVYALIVQLRTFYNDGNWLLLGMDIVILVAALWVAFEAIIAMRRGREDGDAGDAADAGGRR; from the coding sequence GTGAATGCGATCGTCCTGCTGCTGATCGGACTCGGCGCCATGGCGCTGGGCTACGCGCTCTACTCGAAGTTCATTGCCGAGCGGATCTATCGCCTGCAGGCCGACTTCGTCACGCCCGCGCACAGCATGCGCGATGGTGTCGATTACGTTCCCACCAACAGGTTCGTGCTGTGGGGGCACCACTTCACCTCCGTCGCTGGCGCCGCGCCCATCGTCGGGCCGGCGATCGCGGTCATCTGGGGCTGGGGGCCTGCGTTCCTCTGGGTGGTGCTGGGCACGGTCTTCTTCGCCGGCGTCCACGATCTCGGTGCGCTGTGGGCCAGCGTGCGCAACCGCGGACAGTCGATGGGCATGCTCAGCGGCCGCTATATCGGCCGCCGCGGTCGCAACCTGTTCCTGGTGGTGATCTTCCTGCTGCTGCTGATGGTCAACGCCGCCTTCGCGGTGGTGATCGCCAACCTGCTCGTCTCCACGCCGACCGCGGTGATTCCGGTCTGGGGCGCGATCCTCGTCGCACTCGTGATCGGGCAGCTGATCTATCGCTGGAAGGTCGGCCTGCTGTGGCCCTCGATCGGCGGCGTGCTGGTGCTGTACGGGCTGATCCTGCTCGGCAGCCAGGTGCCGGTGGTGCTGCCGGAGACGGTGCTGGGGCTCGGCCAGCGTTCGTTCTGGATCGTGCTGCTGTTCGCCTACGCCGGTATCGCGTCGCTGCTGCCGGTGTGGGTGCTGCTGCAACCACGTGACTACATCAACGGCCTGCAGCTGTTCGTCGGGCTGGGCATCCTCTATCTGGCCGTGCTGATCTCCGCGCCCACCATCGTCGCGCCCGCCTTCAACGATGCGGTGCCCGCGGGCACCCCGAGCATCGTGCCGCTGCTCTTCGTGACCATCGCCTGCGGCGCCATTTCGGGCTTCCACGGCATGGTGGCGTCGGGCACCACGTCCAAACAGCTCGACAAGGAAACCGATGCACGCTTCGTCGGCTATTTCGGTGCGGTCGGCGAGGGCATGCTGTCGCTGGCGGCGATCATCTGCTGCACCGCCGGCTTCGCCACCCTGGTCGACTGGCAGGCCGTCTACAGCCAGTTCGGCGGCGGCAACGTCACCGCCTTCGTCAATGGTGGCGAGGAGCTCCTGACCCGCGGACTCGGCCTGCCGGAAAACCTCGGCTCGACCATGCTGGCGACGATGGCGATCCTGTTCGCCGCCACCACCATGGACACCGGGCTGCGCCTGCAGCGTTTCGTGGTGCAGGAAGCGGCGGAACTGGCGGGCTTCAAGGTCGGAACCGTGGTCGGCACGATCATCGCGCTGGCGGTGTGCATGGCGCTCGCCTTCGGCGCCGGCAGCGATGGCAGCGGCGGCATGGTGATCTGGCCGCTGTTCGGCACCACCAACCAGCTGCTTGCCGCGCTGACGCTGGCGGTCATCTCGGTGATCCTGATCCGCAAGGGCCGCAATCCGCTGTTCACCCTGGTGCCACTCGCCTTCCTGCTGCTGATGTCGGTGTACGCGCTGATCGTGCAGCTGCGGACCTTCTACAACGATGGCAACTGGCTGCTGCTGGGCATGGACATCGTGATCCTGGTGGCGGCGCTCTGGGTGGCATTCGAGGCGATCATCGCGATGCGTCGTGGCCGCGAGGACGGCGATGCGGGTGATGCCGCCGACGCGGGCGGCCGGCGCTGA
- a CDS encoding DUF819 family protein: protein MNPTASDALITNDIVVFGLIAATLGAIFWLASGPTPFWKKFFAWVPALLLCYFVPAIYNTVGLIDGENSTLYNPLGSRILLPAALVLLTLSIDLKGILRLGPKLLFVFCAGTLGIVLGAVVSFQLMEWIYPPAVAGDTWKGMAALAGSWIGGGANMVAMREVYGVDATLFGQFAVVDVAIASALMATWLFIANRAAHIDARSGADTRALDDMKARMAAFEKANARIPTLTDLMVIVGIAFGLVGLAHAVAGPLATWFAANVEAAAQFSLDSAFVWVVLLSTLGGLILSFTRVRNLESAGASKVGTVFLYFLIACIGMQMDFTRLFERLELIAIGAIWMSVHILMILGAARLVRAPIFYAGVGSMGNVGAAASAPVIAAAFHPNLAPVGVLLGTVGYATGTVLAYFTGQILRLMAGQ, encoded by the coding sequence ATGAATCCGACCGCAAGCGACGCCCTCATCACCAACGACATCGTCGTCTTCGGCCTGATCGCGGCCACCCTCGGCGCCATCTTCTGGCTGGCCAGCGGGCCGACCCCGTTCTGGAAGAAGTTCTTCGCCTGGGTGCCGGCGCTGCTGCTGTGCTATTTCGTGCCGGCGATCTACAACACCGTGGGGCTCATCGATGGCGAGAACAGCACGCTCTACAACCCGCTCGGCAGTCGCATCCTGCTGCCCGCCGCGCTGGTGCTGCTGACGCTGTCGATCGACCTCAAGGGCATCCTCAGGCTCGGGCCCAAGCTGCTGTTCGTGTTCTGCGCGGGAACGCTCGGCATCGTCCTCGGCGCGGTGGTGTCGTTCCAGCTGATGGAATGGATCTACCCGCCAGCCGTCGCCGGTGACACCTGGAAGGGCATGGCCGCGCTTGCGGGGAGCTGGATCGGCGGTGGTGCCAACATGGTGGCGATGCGCGAGGTCTACGGCGTCGACGCGACGCTGTTCGGCCAGTTCGCGGTGGTCGACGTGGCGATCGCCAGCGCGCTGATGGCCACCTGGCTGTTCATCGCGAACCGCGCCGCGCACATCGATGCCCGCAGCGGTGCCGACACCCGGGCGCTGGACGACATGAAGGCGCGGATGGCGGCGTTCGAGAAGGCCAACGCGCGCATCCCCACGCTGACCGACCTGATGGTCATCGTCGGCATCGCCTTCGGCCTGGTCGGGCTGGCCCATGCCGTCGCCGGCCCGCTTGCGACATGGTTCGCGGCCAACGTGGAGGCCGCGGCGCAGTTCAGCCTGGACTCGGCCTTCGTGTGGGTGGTGCTGCTGTCGACGCTTGGAGGGCTCATCCTCAGCTTCACCCGGGTGCGCAACCTCGAGAGCGCCGGTGCGTCCAAGGTCGGCACGGTGTTCCTGTACTTCCTGATCGCCTGCATCGGCATGCAGATGGACTTCACCCGCCTGTTCGAACGGCTGGAGCTCATCGCCATCGGCGCGATCTGGATGAGCGTGCACATCCTGATGATCCTGGGTGCGGCGCGGCTGGTCCGCGCGCCGATCTTCTACGCCGGCGTGGGTTCGATGGGCAACGTCGGCGCGGCGGCGTCGGCGCCGGTGATCGCGGCGGCGTTCCATCCCAACCTCGCACCGGTGGGCGTGCTGCTGGGCACGGTGGGCTATGCGACCGGCACGGTGCTTGCGTACTTCACCGGACAGATCCTGCGGCTGATGGCGGGGCAGTAG